CTAAGCCGACGTTATGATGAGCACATTGAAAATATTAGGTCTTTGTGATGGAGAAAAACGGTTATATATACGCATTTTTGCATATTAAAAGAGCCAAGGCTGTTCGAGGCCGGATCATCGTCCCGCCGAAGGCGGGCCTGCCCGCCTGACACAGTCGAAGCCGGGCAGGCGGGACGCTGGCCGAGTTGACGCAGGCTCCCGTTTTTCGACTGAACAAAGACCGGCCCTGTAGATAGAGCGTTGGGGAAATATTTTCAGTGCTTAGGTTTGGGTAGGAACCGTATTACACCTACGAGGAGTGATTACTCAAACCCGTCACACCTCGTAGGTGTTAGAAAAGATAAGGAAATATGACGAAGCGTGATTATTATGAAGTTCTGGGAATATCGAAGGGCGCGAGCGCTGACGAGATAAAGCGAGCCTACAGGAACCTCGCGCTGAAATACCACCCGGACAGAGTTACTGCCGACAAGAAGAAAGAGGCTGAGGAGAAGTTCAAGGAGATATCCGAGGCCTATGAGGTATTGACGGACGAGCAGAAGAAGGCGACTTATGACCAGTATGGCCACGCCGGCGTCGACAACTCCTTCAAGCAGGGCGGATTCACCTGGCAGGACTTCCACCATTTCGACGACCTGAAGGACATATTCGGCGAGTTCGACCTGGGCGACCTCTTCAGCAGTTTCGGGATGGGCGGAGGCTCATTCGGCGGACAAGGGCGCGGCCGCGGAGGCGCGCAAAGAGGCTCGGACCTCGAGTTCCAGCTTGAGATAAGCTTTGAGGATGCGGTCTTCGGTGCGGAGAAGACTATAGCGATACCGCGCCAGGAGACCTGCGATGTATGTGGAGGTACCGGAGCTAAGCCCGGATCGAAGACCGAACGGTGCCCGGATTGCGGCGGCAGGGGCAAGGTCACTACCTCGAACGGATTTTTCAATATGATCACCGGGTGCCCAAGGTGCGGCGGGGAAGGGGTCATAATAAAGAGCCCGTGCCTGAATTGCGGCGGCAGCGGCAGGATAAGGGCCAAGCGTAATATAAAGGTAAAGATACCCGCCGGCGTAGATTCGGGCTCGACGTTGAGGATGCACGGCGAGGGCGAGGCGGGAGAGAGAGGCGCGCGGCGCGGCGACCTCTACCTGCATATCCATGTGAAGCCGCACGAAATATTTGAGAGACAGGAATCCGATATACACTGCGAGATCCCGGTCAGCTTCTCGACAGCCGTGTTGGGAGGCGAGATAGAAGTGCCGACGATAGACGGAAAGATAATGATGAAGATACCGCCGGGGACGCAGGGCGGCAGGACATTCAGGTTGAGAGGCAAGGGTGTGGCCCATCTCCACGATCACGGAAGAGGCGACCAGCTAGTCAAGGTGCAGATAGATATCCCCGCGAACCTTTCTCAGGAACAGAAGAAGGCTTTAAAAGAGTTCGCCAGAGTGTCAGGTGAGGATTCCGGACCGTTGTCACGGTCATTTATGGAAAAGATGAGGAAGCTGTTCAAATAAGTGTAATGTGTAAAGTTTAATGTGTAATGCAGGTGTAAAGTAGCCATGTGTAATGGAAAATTCTCTTTTAATTTTTACTTTACACATTACACATTTAACATTACACAAACGAGTATATGGCAAGGAGCAATACATGCCGACTTACGATTACGTTTGCGAGAAATGTGGACATAAGTTCGAGAAGTTCCAGTCGATGACATCGGAACATTTAAAAAGCTGTCCGAAATGTAAAGGGAAGGTCGTCAGGCTGATCGGATCAGGCAGCGGTATAATATTCAAAGGCACCGGTTTTTACCAGACCGATTACAAGAACAAGGGCAAAAAGGGCGCCTCCGCGTGCAGTAAAGATAAATCCGACGGGTGTAAAGGCTGCCCTCATGCGTAAAAACATAAACAAGACATTGAGCCTTTGGGTCCTTATATTATTGTGGATGGTCCTGATATCCGCGCTCTCTTCGATCCCCGGAAGACACCTGCCCAGATTCGGCTTTTTCGGCTTCGATAAGGTAGCCCACATGGCGGAATATTTTGTCCTGGGGTTCCTCATGATAAAAGCATTATTCGATTCATCGAAGATGGCCCTCGCAAAGGCTGTGATGATATGCATGCTGATCGCCGCTCTTTACGCGGGAGTGGATGAATGGCACCAGAGTTTTGTCCCCGACAGAAAAGCGGATATAGCCGATTACATCGTGGATCTCATAGGATTGAATATTGGTATCTATATTTATATAGGGTCATTAAAAAGAAAGAGCGAAATATGCCGATAGTGAAACCCTTTAAAGGAGTCCGTTACAATAAAGCCAAATTGAAGAACCTCTCCGCGGTGGTCGCGCCGCCGTACGATATTATACCCCCGGAGATGCAGAACAGGCTCTATCGCGCCAGTCCTTATAATATAGTCAGGCTCGAATTGAATAAGATAGGGAAGCTCGACGACGAAAAGAATAACCGCTATACGCGCGCCGGGGAAGCTTTTGAATCATGGCAAAGATCCGGCGTGCTCGTCCGGGACGCGGAAGAGTCGATATACATATATTCGCAGGAATATAAATACAATAAGAAACCGATCAGGCGCATAGGCTTTATCAGCCTCATGGGCCTCGAGACGGATAGCTCTTCAAGCAAGGTCTTGCCTCACGAGAATACCCTCGCCGCGCCGAAGGCGGACCGGTTGAAACTGATGAAAGAAGTCCGCGCTAACCTAAGCCCCATATTCATCCTGTATGAAGATAACGCCCGGAGGATAACGTCCATCCTGAAGAAGTTCATTGCCCGGAACAGGCCCGTCATAGACGTATATTTCGACCAGGCGAGGCATAAGGTATGGAAACTGAGCGACACGGCCGCTATCGACAAGATAAGGAAGATAATGAGGGAGAAGGACACATTCATAGCCGACGGCCACCACAGGTATGAGACGGCGCGCAACTATTCCAGGATGGTGGATTATTCCGACGCGACGGAGGATGTGAAGAAAGCGGCCAGGTACCTGATGGTCTATTTTGTGGAGTCGGACGAAAAGATGCTTACGATATTGCCGGCCCACCGCGCGGTCAAAGATACCGGGACCTTAAGCGGCGATGAGGCGGTGAGAAGGCTGTCGCGTTTCTTTACCGTCGAGAAGGCGCCCTCCTTAAGGGCCATGATGAAGAGGCTCGGGAGGCTCGGGAAGGTCCACGCCTTCGGGACGTATGCCGGAGAGGGCAAATATTATATACTAAAATTGAAGGACGCCGGTGTTTCCGACGAAGCTATAAGGGATAAGTCCAAAGACTGGAAACGGCTCGACGTATCGATACTGCACCTCTTCATATTCCAGCATGTCCTGGGGATATCGGATGACGACGATAACATAGAGTTCCTGAAAAATCCCGAAGACGCGGCGGACCTGGTGGATAAGGGCAGGTGCAAAATAGCGTTCTTCCTGAATCCTACCAAAGTGTCTGAGGTGAAGAAGATAGCGAGGCTCGGGGAACGTATGCCGAGGAAGGCTACGTATTTCTATCCGAAGCCTGTCTCGGGACTGGTGATAAATAAACTCGAAGGTTGAGGCTGCCTTAATGTGCGGGATCTGCGGTTACATTCATCTGGACACATCGAAACGCCCCGATGAATCTATACTTAAGAGGATGACCGAGACGCTTAAGCTGCGAGGCCCCGACGACGAGGGTTTTTATTTAAAGGATAACGTCGCCCTCGGACACAGAAGACTCTCCATCATAGACCTGGAATCCGGCCACCAGCCGATGACAAGCGTTGACTCTTCGATAGCGATAGTCTATAACGGCGAGATATATAATTTCCGCGAGATCAAGGACGAGCTGCAGAAAAAAGGGCACTCATTTAAGACCCATTCCGATACGGAAGCGATCATCCACGCGTATGAAGAATACGGCGAGGACTGCTTAAAATGTTTCAACGGCATGTTCGCTCTCGCATTGTGGGATGCGAAGAAGAAGACGCTTTTTCTGGCGAGAGACAGATTCGGGAAAAAGCCCCTCTATTACGCCGTTTTCGATAACCAGTTCATCTTCGGTTCCGAATTGAAGGCGCTCCTAAAGCATCCGTCCGTCAGGCGGGAGATAGACCTCCCGTCGCTCGGCAAATACCTTGCCTACGAGTATGTCCCGTCCCCGTATTCCATATTCAAGAATATAAATAAGCTGGAGCCCGGCACAAAGCTTACGTTGAAGGACGGCGTTGTCAGGACCGAGCGCTATTGGGACCTGGAGTTCGAAAGAAATAAGGATTTTGACCTCGAGTGCGCGAAAGAGCGGCTCGTGATGCTCCTGAAAGAGTCGGTGCGGAAGCGCCTCGTAAGCGACGTGCCCCTCGGAGTATTCCTGTCGGGCGGGATCGATTCTTCGGCCGTCGTCTGCATGATGAGAGAGCTCATGGACCCGAAAGATATAAAGACATTCTCGATAGGGTTCAGAGAGAAGTCATTCGACGAATCGCCAGACGCCAGGCTCGTGGCCGACTATTTCGGGACGGACCACCGCGAGGAGATCGTAGAACCCGATACGATGCTTAAGGTATTTCCCGAGATATTGGACCTGCTGGACGAGCCGTTTGCCGATTCATCGATAATCCCCACATATATAGTTTCAAGGTTTACCCGCAAACATGTGACGGTCGCGCTAGGCGGCGACGGAGGGGACGAGCTTTTTCTCGGGTATCCTTCTTTCCTCGCGCACAAGATAAACGGTTATTTCAGCGCTCTGCCGCTCGGGCTGAGAAAAAAGCCGCTGGAAGCGATGGTCGGGATGACCGCGACGTCGAACGATTATATGAGCCTGAACTTCAAGGCTCGGAGGTTCCTGCGCGGGCTAGGCTTCCCGGAAGATGTGCGCCATCAGGTATGGATAGGCTCTTTCACATCCGAGGAACAGAAGAAGATGTTTTTGCCGGATAAGGCCGCGGCGGGCGAATCCGATATTTACGCTCCCACAAGGAAATTTTTCTATAACGCGAAGGACTTAAGCCCGCTGGACCAGGCTATGTACATTTACGTAAAGACATACATGACCGACGACATATTGGCCAAGGTGGACAGGGCGAGCATGGCGAACTCTCTTGAAGTGCGCGCGCCGTTCCTCGACCCGGATTTCGCCAAATTCGCGGCAAGCATACCTTGCAACTATAAGCTGCGCCGTTTCAATACCAAGTGGATACTCAAAGAGGCGCTTAAGGGAAAGCTTCCCGCAAAGACCCTATCTAAGAGTAAGCAGGGGTTCGCGGTGCCGGTCGCGAAATGGCTCAAAGAGGACCTGAAGAGCCTGCTCGCGCAAGCCTTTGACAAAAAGAAGATAGAAAAAGAGGGCATTTTTGATTATAATTATATCCGCAGCCTTCTTGATGAGTTCAAAGCGAATAAGAACGATACGCGCAAAGAGATCTGGTCATTATTCATGTTCGAGATGTGGTATAGTAGGTGGATGTAATTTTTCGCCTCTGCAGTCCGGCGTGAACTTTCGGGCAGTTGCCTCAGCTTCGCCGCAAATCGGCATTAGGCATGCCGATTTGCTGTGGTAAAATTTCGATGGCCTCGCAACCCGGACTGACTTAATGCTGTTGACAGGTTTGCGAGTCCTGGTTATATCGCCATAAGGTATCGAAATTTTACGACATTCGCTTCGGCAACCGCCCAAAAGTTCTGCCACCTGAAGAGCGAAAAATTTTACCGGAGGAGCTGGTTGGGAAATTTTTACGGAATATGAGATTAAGAAAACCTAAGCCGACGTTATGATGAGCACATTGAAAATATTAGGTCTTTGTGATGGAGAAAAACGGTTATATATACGCATTTTTGCATATTAAAAGAGCCAAGGCTGTTCGAGGCCGGACCATCGTCCCGCCAAAGGCGGGACGCCGGCCGAGTTGCCGCAGGCTCCCGTTTTTCGACTGAACAAAGACCGACCCCATAGTTACACTGCAGGGGGAATATTTTCAGTGCTCACATAACGAGGCTTAGGTTTAGAGCAAGATCCGTAAAAATTTCATAACAGATGAGGAGAAGAATGAGCGACAATATACTGAAGGATATCCAGGATACGCTGATGAAGGGCGACAGGGCGGGAGTGGTAAAATTGACCCAGCTTGCCGTTGAAAAGGGCATGGAGATAAAGGAGATCCTCGATAACGGCCTCATAGCCGGCATGGAGATAATAGGCGGCAAATTCAAGGCGAACGAGGTCTTTATCCCGGAGGTCCTGATAGCCGCGAAGGCGATGCACGCCGGAATGGCGATACTGGAACCGAATTTCGTGAAATGCGGCATAAAACCGGTAGGCAAGGTCGTTATAGGGACAGTTAAGGGCGACCTGCACGATATAGGGAAGAACATCGTGAGCATGATGCTTAAAGGCTCATGCTTCGATATAGAGGATTTCGGGATAGACGTGCCGCCCGAGAAATTCGTCGACTCCGTCAAAATGGGCGGGGTGGATATCATCGCGATGTCGTCGCTCCTGACGACATCCATGGGTTCGATGAAGGATACTATTAAGTCCTTGAAAGATTCCGGCCTTCGTGATAAAGTTAAAATAATCGTCGGCGGAGCGCCGGTTACGCAGGAATTCGCCGATTCCATAGGCGCGGATAGCTATGCCAAGGACGCGGCGACGGCCGTGGATAAGGCGAGAGAATTGATAGAAGGAAGGTTACGTAATGTTACGTAATGTTACGTAATGTTAGTGAAGGTTACGTAAGGTTACGAAAGTATATTAACTTTACGTAACCTTAGTTAACCTTCCCTAACCTTAATTAACATTCTGTTGTTTATGAGGAGACCCATGCCGCTTTTCCCAAGGAAACCGAAATATACCATAGTCAAGGTAGCCAAGAAGAGGGATATACCCGACGATCTTTGGACCAGGTGCGAGGATTGCAACGAGCTCATCTACAACAAGAAACTGGACGAGAACTTCAGGGTCTGCCCAAAATGCAACTTTCATTTCAACATCAGCGCGCGCGAAAGGGTAAAGCTTATCCTCGATGAAGGCAGTTTTAAGGAGATGGACCCTGACATGACGTCCCTGGACCCCCTAAATTTCGCGGGACCGAAGACATATAAGGAAAAGCTGAAGCAGGACCAGGAGCTGACCGGGTTAAAAGACGCGGTCATTACAGGGGAAGGCGGCTTGAACTCCAGGCCGATAATACTCGGCGTTACCGATTCCCGTTTTATTATGGGTTCTATGGGTTCGGTCGTAGGCGAAAAGCTGACGAGGGCCATAGAACACGCCACGGAGAAGAAACTGCCTCTTATAATAGTCTCGGGATCGGGCGGCGGGGCGAGGATGTACGAAGGTATGTACTCGCTTATGCAGATGGCGAAGACATCGGCGGCATTGAGCCGGCACCATAAAGCGGGTCAGCTCTTCATATCCATATTGACGAACCCTACCATGGCCGGGATAATGGCGAGTTTCGCGTCTCTGGGAGACATGATAATAGCGGAACCCAAGGCCCTTATTGGATTTACGGGGCCGCGCGTCATCGAGCAGACGATAAGGCAAAAGCTGCCTCCCGGGTTCCAGAGGGCGGAGTTCCTGGTCAGCCACGGCCTCATTGACATGATAATACACAGGAAAAACATGAAGGATATGCTCTCCAAACTTTTGAGTTACTT
This window of the Candidatus Omnitrophota bacterium genome carries:
- a CDS encoding FmdB family zinc ribbon protein, whose product is MPTYDYVCEKCGHKFEKFQSMTSEHLKSCPKCKGKVVRLIGSGSGIIFKGTGFYQTDYKNKGKKGASACSKDKSDGCKGCPHA
- the accD gene encoding acetyl-CoA carboxylase, carboxyltransferase subunit beta encodes the protein MRRPMPLFPRKPKYTIVKVAKKRDIPDDLWTRCEDCNELIYNKKLDENFRVCPKCNFHFNISARERVKLILDEGSFKEMDPDMTSLDPLNFAGPKTYKEKLKQDQELTGLKDAVITGEGGLNSRPIILGVTDSRFIMGSMGSVVGEKLTRAIEHATEKKLPLIIVSGSGGGARMYEGMYSLMQMAKTSAALSRHHKAGQLFISILTNPTMAGIMASFASLGDMIIAEPKALIGFTGPRVIEQTIRQKLPPGFQRAEFLVSHGLIDMIIHRKNMKDMLSKLLSYF
- a CDS encoding VanZ family protein yields the protein MRKNINKTLSLWVLILLWMVLISALSSIPGRHLPRFGFFGFDKVAHMAEYFVLGFLMIKALFDSSKMALAKAVMICMLIAALYAGVDEWHQSFVPDRKADIADYIVDLIGLNIGIYIYIGSLKRKSEICR
- a CDS encoding DUF1015 domain-containing protein, whose product is MPIVKPFKGVRYNKAKLKNLSAVVAPPYDIIPPEMQNRLYRASPYNIVRLELNKIGKLDDEKNNRYTRAGEAFESWQRSGVLVRDAEESIYIYSQEYKYNKKPIRRIGFISLMGLETDSSSSKVLPHENTLAAPKADRLKLMKEVRANLSPIFILYEDNARRITSILKKFIARNRPVIDVYFDQARHKVWKLSDTAAIDKIRKIMREKDTFIADGHHRYETARNYSRMVDYSDATEDVKKAARYLMVYFVESDEKMLTILPAHRAVKDTGTLSGDEAVRRLSRFFTVEKAPSLRAMMKRLGRLGKVHAFGTYAGEGKYYILKLKDAGVSDEAIRDKSKDWKRLDVSILHLFIFQHVLGISDDDDNIEFLKNPEDAADLVDKGRCKIAFFLNPTKVSEVKKIARLGERMPRKATYFYPKPVSGLVINKLEG
- the dnaJ gene encoding molecular chaperone DnaJ; the encoded protein is MTKRDYYEVLGISKGASADEIKRAYRNLALKYHPDRVTADKKKEAEEKFKEISEAYEVLTDEQKKATYDQYGHAGVDNSFKQGGFTWQDFHHFDDLKDIFGEFDLGDLFSSFGMGGGSFGGQGRGRGGAQRGSDLEFQLEISFEDAVFGAEKTIAIPRQETCDVCGGTGAKPGSKTERCPDCGGRGKVTTSNGFFNMITGCPRCGGEGVIIKSPCLNCGGSGRIRAKRNIKVKIPAGVDSGSTLRMHGEGEAGERGARRGDLYLHIHVKPHEIFERQESDIHCEIPVSFSTAVLGGEIEVPTIDGKIMMKIPPGTQGGRTFRLRGKGVAHLHDHGRGDQLVKVQIDIPANLSQEQKKALKEFARVSGEDSGPLSRSFMEKMRKLFK
- the asnB gene encoding asparagine synthase (glutamine-hydrolyzing) is translated as MCGICGYIHLDTSKRPDESILKRMTETLKLRGPDDEGFYLKDNVALGHRRLSIIDLESGHQPMTSVDSSIAIVYNGEIYNFREIKDELQKKGHSFKTHSDTEAIIHAYEEYGEDCLKCFNGMFALALWDAKKKTLFLARDRFGKKPLYYAVFDNQFIFGSELKALLKHPSVRREIDLPSLGKYLAYEYVPSPYSIFKNINKLEPGTKLTLKDGVVRTERYWDLEFERNKDFDLECAKERLVMLLKESVRKRLVSDVPLGVFLSGGIDSSAVVCMMRELMDPKDIKTFSIGFREKSFDESPDARLVADYFGTDHREEIVEPDTMLKVFPEILDLLDEPFADSSIIPTYIVSRFTRKHVTVALGGDGGDELFLGYPSFLAHKINGYFSALPLGLRKKPLEAMVGMTATSNDYMSLNFKARRFLRGLGFPEDVRHQVWIGSFTSEEQKKMFLPDKAAAGESDIYAPTRKFFYNAKDLSPLDQAMYIYVKTYMTDDILAKVDRASMANSLEVRAPFLDPDFAKFAASIPCNYKLRRFNTKWILKEALKGKLPAKTLSKSKQGFAVPVAKWLKEDLKSLLAQAFDKKKIEKEGIFDYNYIRSLLDEFKANKNDTRKEIWSLFMFEMWYSRWM
- a CDS encoding corrinoid protein, whose translation is MSDNILKDIQDTLMKGDRAGVVKLTQLAVEKGMEIKEILDNGLIAGMEIIGGKFKANEVFIPEVLIAAKAMHAGMAILEPNFVKCGIKPVGKVVIGTVKGDLHDIGKNIVSMMLKGSCFDIEDFGIDVPPEKFVDSVKMGGVDIIAMSSLLTTSMGSMKDTIKSLKDSGLRDKVKIIVGGAPVTQEFADSIGADSYAKDAATAVDKARELIEGRLRNVT